In Leptodesmis sichuanensis A121, the following are encoded in one genomic region:
- a CDS encoding type II toxin-antitoxin system RelE/ParE family toxin, producing MKYRIEISSVAEAEADSAFLRLSQVVSPAKASQWYSGLLQAIESLSQMPKRCPLARENEYFSQEIRQLLYGRGRNSYRVLFTILAEQDISTIRILHIRHASQQTIGEDPEESDAT from the coding sequence ATGAAATATCGGATTGAAATTTCAAGTGTGGCAGAAGCTGAGGCAGATAGCGCATTTCTACGTTTGTCCCAAGTTGTTTCTCCTGCAAAAGCAAGCCAATGGTACTCAGGGTTACTGCAAGCGATCGAGTCGTTGTCTCAAATGCCTAAACGCTGCCCGTTAGCGAGAGAGAATGAGTATTTTAGCCAGGAGATCCGCCAACTACTCTACGGTCGAGGACGTAATTCATACCGAGTCCTTTTTACAATTTTGGCGGAGCAAGATATATCAACGATTCGCATTCTCCACATCCGCCATGCATCACAGCAAACGATTGGTGAAGATCCCGAAGAATCCGATGCAACCTAA
- a CDS encoding ISAs1 family transposase, with translation MPSSINREMLQSCLEQCFGQIPDPRVERTRAHQLLDIITIALFAVLSGADGWVAIETYGNAKRTWLETFLALPNGIPSHDTFARVFARLDPKALEASFQQWIRALVSTLEAELIAIDGKTAKGSYDREGGSKALQLVSAWASEHRLVLGQCSVDSKSNEITAIPVLLEQLALAGCIVSIDAMGTQSAIAEQITTGDADYILALKGNHPTLLAQAQAGFETAQARQWEDVEHTQHQETETGHHRIESRTIWQIPATQVFSKDQLEQWAGLQRLVVVHSQRRLWNKDTVETRYFLSSLSTDAQTFARYIRAHWGVENQLHWCLDVVFNEDASRIRKDHAPQNMRVLRRLALNLLRQEPSKGSLAMKRYRAGLDDQFMLQILSASMPQSEAHS, from the coding sequence ATGCCTTCCAGTATCAACCGAGAAATGCTGCAATCGTGTCTGGAGCAGTGTTTCGGACAGATCCCCGATCCGCGTGTAGAGCGCACTCGTGCCCACCAACTGCTAGACATTATCACTATCGCTTTGTTTGCCGTGCTGTCTGGAGCAGACGGTTGGGTGGCAATTGAGACCTACGGCAATGCTAAACGCACTTGGCTCGAAACCTTCCTGGCCCTACCCAACGGGATTCCTTCGCACGATACCTTCGCCCGTGTCTTTGCCCGACTCGACCCGAAAGCGCTTGAGGCAAGTTTCCAGCAGTGGATAAGAGCACTGGTATCCACTCTGGAGGCTGAACTGATTGCGATTGATGGCAAAACCGCCAAAGGTTCCTACGACCGAGAAGGGGGGAGCAAAGCCCTGCAACTGGTGAGTGCATGGGCAAGTGAGCACCGACTGGTGCTGGGACAGTGCTCTGTGGACTCAAAGTCCAACGAAATTACGGCTATCCCTGTGTTGCTCGAACAGTTAGCGCTGGCGGGTTGCATTGTCAGCATTGATGCGATGGGCACACAAAGCGCGATTGCCGAGCAGATCACAACGGGAGACGCAGATTATATTCTGGCGCTCAAGGGCAATCACCCAACCCTGTTAGCGCAGGCACAAGCTGGATTTGAAACCGCTCAAGCACGTCAATGGGAGGACGTAGAACACACTCAGCATCAGGAAACGGAGACGGGACACCATCGCATCGAGTCGAGGACAATCTGGCAGATTCCGGCAACCCAGGTGTTTTCCAAAGACCAGTTGGAGCAATGGGCAGGCTTGCAAAGGTTGGTTGTCGTCCATTCGCAGCGGCGCTTGTGGAACAAGGACACCGTCGAGACCCGCTACTTCCTCAGTTCGCTCAGCACGGATGCCCAAACCTTCGCTCGCTATATTCGCGCCCATTGGGGCGTTGAAAATCAGCTCCATTGGTGCCTGGACGTGGTGTTCAACGAGGATGCTTCGCGCATTCGCAAAGACCATGCTCCCCAGAACATGCGTGTACTGCGTCGATTGGCACTCAACCTTCTGCGCCAGGAGCCATCGAAAGGCAGTTTGGCGATGAAACGCTATCGAGCAGGGCTAGACGACCAGTTTATGCTGCAAATTCTCAGCGCCAGTATGCCGCAGTCTGAGGCACATTCCTGA
- a CDS encoding GUN4 domain-containing protein, with amino-acid sequence MMQLFQTLVRWFQSGESSNEIEIPPQFVLLANHLAIENWFEADSETERIMREIIGAESREFTEQDFAAFPSGALKVIDYLWLKYSKGRFGFSVQKQIWQRYGSPKVAGSQWESFGDTVGWRVEGGWMRSYGNIDPTTHTNLTYTNQAPQGHLPILTTYSERGLYEMYYADGNYPLGYNGSGFFILWSDYPSIYATLLSRVDF; translated from the coding sequence ATGATGCAACTTTTTCAGACACTGGTTAGATGGTTCCAGAGCGGTGAGAGTTCCAATGAGATTGAGATTCCTCCCCAATTTGTGTTGTTGGCTAATCACCTTGCAATAGAAAACTGGTTTGAGGCAGATTCTGAAACTGAACGGATTATGCGTGAAATCATTGGAGCGGAAAGCAGAGAGTTCACTGAGCAAGATTTTGCTGCGTTTCCATCGGGCGCGCTGAAAGTAATTGATTACCTGTGGCTGAAATACAGCAAAGGTAGATTTGGCTTCAGTGTACAAAAGCAAATTTGGCAAAGATACGGTAGCCCAAAAGTTGCCGGAAGCCAATGGGAAAGTTTTGGTGACACTGTTGGATGGCGTGTAGAAGGAGGCTGGATGCGTAGCTACGGCAATATTGATCCAACCACACACACCAACTTAACCTACACTAATCAGGCTCCCCAAGGGCACTTGCCAATCTTAACCACCTATTCAGAGCGTGGGCTTTATGAAATGTACTATGCTGATGGAAATTATCCCCTTGGGTATAACGGAAGTGGTTTTTTTATTCTTTGGAGTGATTATCCCAGCATCTACGCAACCCTTCTCTCTCGAGTAGATTTCTAA
- a CDS encoding DUF433 domain-containing protein, giving the protein MNSATGLLTRITQTPGQCGGRPCIRGMRIRVTDILEMLAENVSVNEILEDFPDLELADIQACLLFAARRTDFPRLTA; this is encoded by the coding sequence ATGAATTCAGCAACTGGCTTGTTAACTCGCATTACTCAAACTCCTGGTCAGTGCGGTGGTCGTCCCTGCATTAGAGGGATGCGAATTCGAGTTACCGATATCTTGGAAATGCTGGCTGAAAACGTGAGTGTTAATGAAATTTTAGAAGATTTTCCCGACTTAGAACTAGCAGATATTCAGGCTTGCTTGCTATTTGCAGCACGACGTACTGATTTTCCTAGACTAACAGCATGA
- a CDS encoding DUF5615 family PIN-like protein gives MKIWVDAQLPPTLANWLSESFGLEAYALRDLSLRDAKDIEIFEAARAENAVIRSLQINKIPVILAGAERKYPSPG, from the coding sequence ATGAAGATTTGGGTGGATGCTCAACTACCTCCAACTCTGGCAAATTGGTTGTCAGAATCCTTTGGCTTAGAAGCTTATGCTTTGCGAGACTTATCACTTCGAGATGCCAAGGATATCGAAATTTTTGAGGCGGCACGAGCGGAAAACGCTGTGATTAGGAGCTTGCAAATAAATAAAATACCAGTCATTTTAGCGGGAGCAGAGCGGAAATATCCCTCTCCTGGCTGA